The following nucleotide sequence is from Triticum dicoccoides isolate Atlit2015 ecotype Zavitan chromosome 7B, WEW_v2.0, whole genome shotgun sequence.
ACGGGAGCTCCACCAGCCCGCCACCGGCCACCCCCTGGCCGCCCAGCCTACACGCCGGTTCTCGCCTCGGGGCGGCCCCTCTCCTCACGAtggcccgcctcgccgccgccggacggGAACTCCGCTAGCGCCCCTTCTCACGACCCTCCGGACGGGAGCTCCGTCAGCCTCGCTCCTCTCGACCCCGCTGGATAGGCAGCCTGCCGCCTCTGGTCGCCTCTGGCCGTCCTGCCTAGACGCCCGACGGGAACTCTTCTTCTCTGTCTCGTCTCTCTTCTACCTCTATATTCTTCCCTGTTTCTCTGTCAACATCTAGGTGAATAGATGGATGGATAGATGCATGTATTGATGAATAAATGGTACTGCTAATGCATTGATGTATGTTTAAATTTGTATCTGTCGCTTGACAATTTCAATTTGGTACTGCTACGGTGCTCGGTAATTTTGGTATGGGCTGATGAATAGATGCGCTGATGGCTGTATGTTTTAGATGGAGAAAGTCGGTGCAGCTAAAGCTAAAGTGTTAATTCATTAAACATTTTCTGTCTAAGGGCACTATAGACATTTCGCCACACAACTGAATCCACAATCTCAAACTACAATCTCAGAAAAGAACTGGGCGGCAGATTCTGTGAGAAATTTCTAGAATCTTGATTTTGCAGAATCCACCACGAAAAGAACTGGGCCTTAGACCCGTACAAGTCTCACCTCAAAAAGAAAAAACTTAGACCTGTACAAGTAATACTAGGCTTTAAAGTTGAATGCTTGATTGAcaatttttttcttttagaaaagaaggatgacccccggcctctgcatctcggagatgcatgcggtcactttattaattattgtcaaagaccttacaaagtattacaacaatatgcctgaatccgccatccTGGCAACAAATGCCACTACTATCCATATGaggaaggggtgctagctgggccaaatACCCAAACCACTCGCCTAAGCCTGTCATCAAAAgctggaagccccagccgagccacatatcgGGTCTAGGGCACTAagcggtctgacgcactcacatgtgtcatcGCCGCCATTTTCATTGGTCcttcagagcagatattgaggcttctaccttatcAGGCCactccgccatcgacgccaccatgacgccagacagctacctcctcctgcgcgagtccatcaccgTATCGGCTGCCGAGTCTCCACTGCGACATGCCGCCGAGATCCGTCGCCTTCAATGGGCAggatgaaacaccgctccaccaaagaagccgCCCACTAGTCCCTCGATCCCGTGtacgcctccaagaatgacgcccccaatgaGGAAACGATATCAAGACGCCaccgtcatccgatctactgatctagggtttcccccggaggtagcgggTAGAGATCTGGAGCTTCTCCACGGTGATGCCTTCAGGAAGGTAACGATATAAAAGAGTGCCGCCATTGCGGGTCTTGGCATCAAGCCGAGAACAAGATTTTCACCCAGATCCGCTTGAAGAACCTTCATCAAGCATTGTGTGCACGGGTCGCCGCTGATCTGAGCCGCCGCGCATCAAGCAGACCGCACCGGCCAGATCACATATGTCCGGAGGGCAAACCACGCATGGCACCGAcccaaccaccaggccctccatgccgccACCGCCGATCTGAGGTTCGATGGTCCGTCACCGCAGACCGCCGCCGCCAAATGCAGCCAAGGCCACTGCCCGAAGCAGGGCCGGCCGCCGCACTCGCCACCGTCGCCGCCCTAGGCCGAGGCGGCCGCCGCGCCGCTGCCGGTCAAGGCATGCCCGCCACGCCGCGAAGGCTAGATCGGCTGTGCCACCACACGCCGCGGGGCTNNNNNNNNNNNNNNNNNNNNNNNNNNNNNNNNNNNNNNNNNNNNNNNNNNNNNNNNNNNNNNNNNNNNNNNNNNNNNNNNNNNNNNNNNNNNNNNNNNNNNNNNNNNNNNNNNNNNNNNNNNNNNNNNNNNNNNNNNNNNNNNNNNNNNNNNNNNNNNNNNNNNNNNNNNNNNNNNNNNNNNNNNNNNNNNNNNNNNNNNNNNNNNNNNNNNNNNNNNNNNNNNNNGGCGGCACCAATCATGAACTATGGTCCACCATGGACAGATGACCCAGCCCTACACATCATATGACTTGCTATCGTGGAGAAAGAAGGTAAAAAATGGTTGCCTACAGGCCCGAATGGGTCCTGCAAGAGTGCAGGTGCTTCGTCAGAAAAGAAGAAGGGAAAGAGAAGGAGGCAAAAGCGATTGATCAAAGTGGACTAGATGAGAAGTTATTGGGTATCACAAAaaagatggagagagagagagaagaggggaaCACAATGGGCTTGGTAAATGTAGTGATTCACATCTCTGCTCCTAATCTAGATGAGCACTCAGCAGTATATTAGTGCATCCATAGTTCATGCCCTTAGGGACGATATGGTCCTAGTTACCTCATTGCTTATATCATGTACTAAATGGCATCACTGGTGGCCTCATGTCCTAGGATGATGTCATTGTTGACTTCACAGTAACAAACAAAAATGGTTTGCCGACTTACTCCTTTTGACAGGGTTTGTCTCCACGATGACAACAAAAACAACTAGCTAATTGCCCGTGCATTGCAAGGGACGCATACACATTCTAGTGGTTCAACACTAATTATATCTGACATATGGCTCACACCCATCATATTCTAGACTTTGACAAGATTTAATTTGATTTATTATGGCTAGGAGGATGCAAACAATTTTTTTGATTTAATTGAGGTTTTGGTAAGATTTGGTTTGATTTAGTTATTCGTCGGGGAAGCAAAGGAAAGTTTTGTTTTAGTTGTAATTTTGGCAAGATTTGATATCATTTTATTTAGTTAATTTAGGGCATGATCTTGGGAAGTACTGTTTCGGTTTAGATTATTTCAAGTTACTCTATTTATGTTGTTTTTAGTTTTGTGCAACATGGGTTGAGAGTACCAAAAATTAACATAaaaccaaggagggagagggtgcatgAGGGGGGAAATGAGGGATGAGGGGAGTCAAGGGGACCAACTcttctttaatagtagagattttgTCATATACTAAATGACATCACTGCTGACCTTATGTCCTAGGTTGATGTCATTGCTGACTTCACGGTATAAAAATAAAAATGACTTGCCGATTTACTCCTTTTCAGGGTTTGACTCGACCATGATGACCAAAACAAGTTAATTCGCGTGTGTTGCAACGAATGCATACATTATTCTAGTGGTTCAACACTAATTATACATGACATATACATTACACCCACTATATTCGAGATTTTGATAAGATTTAATTTGATTGAGTAGGGATAGTGGAATGCAAGAAAAGTTTTTGATTTAGTCGAGGTTTTcataagatttgatttgatttgaattgggtattcataagcATAAGGGAAGGAAATGAAAGTTTCGATTTAGTTGTGATTTTGCGAAGATTTGATTGATTTAATTGATTTAATGCAGTACATGATTTTAGAAAATGGTCGATTTGGTTTAGGTTATTTCAATTTATTCAAGAGTCTGTTTTTTTTAAGTAGAGAACTAGTGATTGACAGAGGATCCGAAATGCTCCGCAAAATATCCCGAATGAGTCCAAAGGCTGCGACATGCTCAGATCTGACGGCACGTACCCACAATCTCCAGATATTTCGCCTCTCATCCTCTTCTTATACCCTGCCACTCACACTCCCCCTTATCATCAGTCTCCAGTCTCCACCCATCTCAGCAAAAAAGAAGCTAGCACAGCTCCACACACCATGGCAGCCATGGCCACCACCGCCTCCAGCCTCCTCAAGCCCTCCTTCTCCGGCGTCCGCCTCCCGGCGGCGGCCCGCACCCCGTCCTGCGTCGCCACCCCGCGTGCCGGCGCCATCTgcaactccatctcctcctccacaCCTCCCTACGACCTCAACGCCTTCAAGTTCAGCCCCATCAAGGAGTCCATCGTGTCCCGCGAGATGACCCGCCGCTACATGACCGACATGATCACCTACGCCGACACCGACGTCGTCATCGTCGGCGCCGGATCCGCGGGGCTTTCCTGCGCGTACGAGCTCTCCAAGGACCCCTCCATCAGCATCGCCATCATCGAGCAGTCCGTGTCCCCCGGCGGCGGCGCCTGGCTCGGCGGCCAGCTCTTCTCCGCCATGGTCGTGCGCAAGCCGGCGCACCTCTTCCTCGACGAGCTCAACATCGAGTACGACGAGCAGGAGGACTACGTCGTCATCAAGCACGCCGCGCTCTTCACCTCCACGGTCATGAGCCGCCTCCTCGCGCGCCCCAACGTCAAgctcttcaacgccgtcgccgtggAGGACCTCATCGTCAAGGAGGACCGCGTCGCCGGCGTCGTCACCAACTGGGCGCTCGTCTCCATGAACCACGACACACAGTCCTGCATGGACCCCAACGTCATGGAGGCCAAGGTCGTGGTGAGCTCTTGCGGCCACGACGGGCCCTTCGGCGCCACCGGGGTCAAGCGGCTCCAGGACATCGGCATGATCCAGGCGGTGCCCGGGATGAAGGCGCTCGACATGAACACCGCCGAGGATGCCATCGTGCGCCTCACCCGGGAGGTGGTCCCCGGCATGATTGTCACCGGCATGGAGGTCGCCGAGATCGACGGCGCCCCGAGAATGGTACTCCTAAATTTTGCTTTCCTATACACGCGTCCTCTTcttagaagaagaggaagaatctCTTTTCGACTTGTGCTGGACTGACCCGATTAATTTGTTTTGTCTTGTGGCGGCGGTTGGTTACAGGGCCCGACCTTCGGCGCCATGATGATCTCCGGCCAGAAGGCGGCGCACCTGGCGCTCAAGGCCCTCGGCCGGCCGAACGGCATCGACGGGACGCTCAAGAACGTGACCCCGGCGCTGCACCCGGAGATGATCCTGGCGGCGACCAACAACGGCGACATCGTGGACGCCTAAGCAAAGCAATGAACCACGGACACCAAGGCGTACGTACGCTGGTGTTTCGGGGCGAAAAATCAATAAGATGGTTCGGTGAAACAGAGGATGCTTAGGGACGAGGTCTTGTCTTTGTGATTTGTCAGACTCGTGTTTAATTCCGATGTTTATCTTTAGTTTTCTTGTGTTAGCGTATTTTGTTCATGCCACCTGCCCGCCatgtgctctgctctgctctgcctCACGGCAGCTCCATGGATGATGAATCCTTATGGAACAAGAGGAGGGAATAAAAAGGTTGAGTTCTATGTTGTTGTGTGGGCTCTGTTTACTCCATGGCCGGATCGAGTTTTCTTTTTTCAGTTTCCGGTGACACATAAATCAACAATCAAGGTCTATACAATAGGTACCTAGCATACAACTTGCAAAACGCAGAGGACCAACACAAACATGCACAAGAAATTTAGTgtatactccctccataaagaaatataagagtgtttagatcactaaaagaaatataagagcatttagatcactaatgtagtgatctaaacactcttatatttctttacggagggagtacatctgtaAAAATGCTGTTGTGGGTTTGTATTATTACCAATCATTAATCATAACCATTAAAAGTGACAACTGTTCATATAAAATCAATTCGATTCCACAATGCATTAATCATGATCATTAAAAGTGCCAACTGTTTCTATAAAATCGGATCCTTTAAAGCGCCAACGATGACTCATCGCAGAACGATCACGATATGGATATGGAATTCATAAGAGGCCCCTCCTCCTACCGTTGTAATTCGCCTAAAAAGGATATGGAAATTGTTAAGATCTGAGGCCCACCACTCAgtccccaaggcacctagaggAATTGTGCTGCGACACAAGAGAAGGAAATGTGGGTCCATATCTCGCGCACGCCACACAAAGGGCACATCCTATTTCCCACATGTTACACTTAGCCACCTTTGTGCCGGGCGGAAGGTGATCACAAAGGTGTATAAGTGTAACATGTGGTTAGAGGGAGAAGATTAGAACCACACTGagtttctaattatgaggattagaaagGATCTAGATCTAGCTTTAGTTGGATTAACTAGAActcgaggaggctccaaaacttgtgtgtttAAAAGTGACCAAGACCTTTAGTAaggttggaggaggaagaggaagcgcCACAAGGGGGAAAGATCCCCCTTGCACTGGCCAAGGGGAGGAGGAGTCtccctccaattcggcctccccttactttttcaagaAGAAAGAGGGGCGCCACCTcctattgtgcccaagtggcctgatATCCTTTCCACCACTTAGCCCTTTTATTGGAAGTATGCCCTGgaagcaataataaattgattattatcatatttccttgttcatgataaaggtttattattcatgctagaattgtattagccggaaacttaaatacaactgtgaatacataaacaaatactatgtccgtagtgagcctctactagactacctcgttgatcaaagatggttaaggtttccaaatcatagatatgagttgtcatttgataacgggatcacatcgctaggagaatgatgtgatggacaagacccaaccataaGCTTAGCATTCAATTGTATCACTTGAGTTTAttactatagctttcttcatgtcaagtgtcTATTCCTGAGACCATAAgatcatgcaactctcggataccgtaagaataccttgtgtgctatcaaacatcacttcataactgggtgatcataaagatgctctacaggtatctccgaaggtgtctgttgggttggcatggatcgagactgggatttgtcactccatgtgatggagatatatctccgagcgctctcggtaatacaacatcgtaaagagcgtgcaagcaatgtggctaatgagttagtcacgagattttgtattacggaacaagtaacgagacttgtcggtaacaagattgaactaggtatggagataccgacgaccgaatctcgggcaagtaatgttggaaatatgccatagatgcaataataaaatgattattattatatttccttgttcgtgataagtgtctattattcatgctataattgtgttatccggaaatcataatacatgtgtgaatacatagaccacaacatgtccctagtaagcctctagttgactagctcgttgatcaacacatagtcatggtttcctgactatggacattggatgtcattgataacgggatcacatcattaggagaatgatgtgatggacaagacccaatcctaagcatagcacaagatcgtgtagttcgtttgctagagcttttccaatgtcaagtatcatttccttagaccatgagatcgtgtaactcctggataccgtaggagtgctttgggtgtaccaaacgtcacaacgtaactggatgactataaaggtatactacaggtatccccgaaagtgtctgttgggtttacacggatcgagactgggatttttcactccgtatgacggagaggtatctctgggcccactcggtaatgcatcatcataatgagctcaatgtgaccaagtagttggtcatgggatcatgcattatggtacgagtaaagtgacttgccggtaacgagattgaacgaggtattgagatatcgacgatcgaatctcgggcaagtaacgtaccgattgacaaagggaattgtatacgggattacttgaatcctcgacatcgtggttcattcggtgagatcatcgtggaacatgtgggagccaacatgggtatccagatcctgctgttggttattggccggagagctgtctcagtcatgtctacgtgattcccgaacccgtagggtctacacacttaaggttcggtgacgctagggctgtagagatattagtatgcggtaatccgaaagttattcggagtcccggatgagatcccggatgtcacgaggagttccggaatggtccggaggtgaagatttgtatataggaagtccagttttggccaccaggaaagtttcaggggtcaccggtattgtaccgggaccaccggaagggtcccgggggtccaccgggtggggccacctatcccggaggggcccatgggctgaagtgggaagggaaccagcccctggtgggttggtgcgccccccttgggcctccccctgcgcctagggttggaaaccctaggggtgggggcgccccacctgacttggggggcaagtcccccctttggccgcccccccttgagattggatctctagggggccggcgcccccccagggcccctatataaataggggggagggagggctgcgcaccctagtccctggcgcctctctCCCCCGCAACACCTCACCCTCttgttgagcttggcgaagccctgccgagattccccgctacttccaccaccacgccgtcgtgttgctggatctccatcaacctctccttcccccttgctggatcaagaaggaggagacgtcttcccaaccgtacgtgtgttggacgcggaggtgccgtccgttcatcactaggatcttcggtgatttggatcacgaggagtacgactccatcaaccccattctcttgaacgcttccgctcgcgatctacaagggtatgtagatgcactcctctctctcgttgctagatgactccatagattgatcttggtgaagcatagaaaatttttattttctgcaacgttccccaacagtggcatcatgagccaggtctatgcgtagtttctatgcacgagtagaacacaattttgttgtgggcgtagattttgtcaatttacttgccactactagtcttatcttgtttcggcggcatcgtggaatgaagcggcccggaccgaccttacacgtacgcttatgtgagacaggttccaccgactgacatgcactagttgcataaggtggctagcgggtgtatgtctctcccactttagtcggatcggattcgatgaaaagggtccttatgaatggtaaatagaaattggcatatcatgttgtggttttgacttaggtaagaaatgttcttgctagaaccctattgcagccacgtaaaaacattgaacaacaattagaggatgtctaacttgtttttgtagcatatgccttgtgatgttatatggccaaaaggatgtgatgaataatatatatgtgatgtatgagattgatcatgttcttgtaataggaatcacgacttgcatgtcgatgagtatgacaaccggcaggagccgtgggagttgtcttaattattgtatgacctgcatgtcattgaataacgtcatgtaattactttactttattgctaaaccgttagccatagaagtagaagtaatcattggcgtgacaacttcatgaagacacgatgatggagatcatggtgtcatgccggtgacgatgatgatcatggcgccccgaagatggagatcaaaaggagcaaaatgatattggccatatcatgtcactatttgattgcatgtgatgtttatcatgtttttgcatcttataattgcttagaacgacggtagtaaataagatgatccctcataataatttcaagaaagtgttccccctaactgtgcgccgttgcgaaagctcgttgtttcgaagcaccatgtgatgatcgggtgtgatagattctaacgttcacatacaacgggtgtaagacaaatttacacatgcaaaacacttagggttaacttgacgagcctagcatgtacagacatggcctcggaacacaagagaccgaaaggtcgaacatgagtcgtatagaagatacgatcaacatgaagatgttcaccgatgatgactagtccgtctcacgtgatgatcggacacggcctagttgactcggatcatggatcacttagatgactagagggatgtctatctgagtgggagttcattaaataatttgattagatgaacttgattatcatgaacttagtctaaaacttttgcaatatgtcttgtagatcaaatggcccacgctaatgttgccctcaacttcaacgcattcctagagaaaaccaagctgaaagacgatggcagcaactatacggactgggtccggaacttgaggatcatcctcatagctgccaaaagagcatatgtcctagatgcaccgctaggtgaagcacccattttcccagcaactcaaggcgttatgaacgcctggtagttgtgtgttgatgactactccctcgttcagtgcggcatgctttacagcttagaaccggggctccaaaagcgttttgagcaacacggaggatatgagatgttcaaagagctgaaaatggttttccaagctcatgcccgggtcgagagatatgaagtcaccGACAAgtcctacagttgtaagatggaggaaaatagttctgtcagtgagcacatactcaaaatgtttgggttgcgcaaccacttgtcccagctggacattaacctcccggatgaggcggtcattgacagaatccttcagtcgctcccacctagctacaagagctttgtgatgaagtaCAATATGCagaggatggtgaaaactattcccgaagtattttcaatgctgaaatcagcggaggtagaaatcaa
It contains:
- the LOC119338169 gene encoding thiamine thiazole synthase 2, chloroplastic-like, producing the protein MAAMATTASSLLKPSFSGVRLPAAARTPSCVATPRAGAICNSISSSTPPYDLNAFKFSPIKESIVSREMTRRYMTDMITYADTDVVIVGAGSAGLSCAYELSKDPSISIAIIEQSVSPGGGAWLGGQLFSAMVVRKPAHLFLDELNIEYDEQEDYVVIKHAALFTSTVMSRLLARPNVKLFNAVAVEDLIVKEDRVAGVVTNWALVSMNHDTQSCMDPNVMEAKVVVSSCGHDGPFGATGVKRLQDIGMIQAVPGMKALDMNTAEDAIVRLTREVVPGMIVTGMEVAEIDGAPRMGPTFGAMMISGQKAAHLALKALGRPNGIDGTLKNVTPALHPEMILAATNNGDIVDA